In Exiguobacterium sibiricum 7-3, a genomic segment contains:
- a CDS encoding TIGR00282 family metallophosphoesterase has product MKILFIGDVVGAPGRHILQQFTARIKSKYNPTVMLVNGENAAHGRGITKSIYHQLLELGFHGVTMGNHTFDNRDIFDWIDDADRIVRPANYPEGTPGRGMMVLKVGNKKIAVINVQGTVFLPPLGDPFRTVDELIAEVEGEVDAIFVDVHAEATSEKIAMGYHLAGRVQAVVGTHTHVQTADERILEGGTAYITDVGMTGPLDGVLGMRKEDVLRKFKTQLPTRFEVAEGREQLNGVLIHIDDVSKKATKIERIHLTDQSIFFD; this is encoded by the coding sequence CGTCATATCTTACAGCAGTTCACGGCACGTATTAAATCCAAATACAATCCGACGGTCATGCTCGTCAATGGAGAAAATGCAGCGCATGGCCGTGGAATCACGAAATCGATTTATCATCAGTTACTAGAACTTGGGTTCCACGGTGTCACGATGGGTAACCATACGTTTGACAATCGCGATATCTTTGACTGGATTGATGACGCGGACCGGATTGTCCGTCCGGCGAATTATCCGGAAGGGACACCCGGCCGCGGGATGATGGTCTTAAAAGTCGGCAACAAGAAAATCGCGGTCATCAACGTCCAGGGAACCGTTTTCTTGCCACCGCTCGGCGATCCTTTCCGGACTGTGGATGAGCTGATTGCTGAAGTCGAAGGCGAGGTCGATGCGATTTTCGTTGATGTCCACGCGGAAGCAACAAGTGAAAAAATTGCGATGGGCTATCACTTGGCGGGTCGTGTCCAAGCGGTTGTCGGGACACATACTCACGTCCAGACAGCTGACGAACGGATTCTTGAAGGCGGAACGGCTTACATCACGGATGTCGGCATGACAGGACCGCTCGACGGTGTCCTCGGGATGCGAAAAGAAGATGTCTTACGAAAATTTAAAACACAGCTCCCAACCCGGTTTGAAGTTGCAGAAGGACGGGAACAATTAAATGGAGTCTTGATTCATATTGATGATGTATCAAAAAAAGCAACGAAGATTGAACGCATCCACTTGACGGATCAATCGATTTTCTTTGATTGA
- a CDS encoding stage V sporulation protein S, giving the protein MDVLKVSAKSNPNAVAGALAGVLREKGSVEIQAIGAGALNQSVKAVAIARGFVAPAGMDLICIPAFTDIMIDGEERTAIKLIIEPR; this is encoded by the coding sequence ATGGACGTCCTGAAAGTATCAGCTAAATCGAATCCGAATGCGGTCGCCGGAGCGCTCGCAGGTGTACTTCGAGAGAAAGGTTCTGTCGAAATTCAGGCAATCGGAGCAGGTGCACTCAATCAATCCGTCAAAGCGGTGGCAATCGCAAGAGGATTTGTTGCACCGGCAGGCATGGATTTGATCTGTATTCCGGCATTTACCGACATCATGATTGATGGCGAGGAACGGACGGCAATCAAACTAATCATTGAACCACGATGA